A genomic region of Barnesiella viscericola DSM 18177 contains the following coding sequences:
- a CDS encoding DUF4465 domain-containing protein: protein MKKLLLALAVCLCGAVSAENVVLDLSNPQEALSYDDNGLWSDAFNENAKVTSQVFTFAHRSPYPQYSCGFFASKVTTILASAGSDDQYGCMAKGGVAGEGTPYLGAYWDTYNESEDWKSCEVKITSPHYAVGCYVCNNPYVYYVLQKGNDFGGKFEQGDWFKLVAHGLDENRTETGTVEYYLADYRSANADEWTLNDSWQWFDLSSLGQVASIYFTMESSDTGEWGMNTPSYFCLDKLTVSTEPASVDKTLTAAVRAYYDRTSGVVRVESASPVEAAVYSLNGTAVLKQLVDGSAALDLSVCPSGVYVVRCGGYSVKVVK from the coding sequence ATGAAGAAACTTTTACTTGCACTGGCCGTTTGCCTCTGCGGCGCCGTTTCGGCCGAGAATGTGGTACTGGATTTGTCGAATCCTCAGGAGGCCCTCAGTTACGACGACAACGGATTGTGGTCCGATGCGTTTAACGAGAATGCCAAGGTGACCTCGCAGGTGTTCACCTTTGCACACCGGTCTCCCTATCCTCAGTATTCGTGCGGCTTTTTCGCCAGCAAAGTGACCACGATTTTGGCTTCGGCCGGCTCTGACGACCAGTATGGCTGCATGGCCAAGGGTGGAGTAGCCGGTGAAGGTACTCCCTATCTGGGTGCCTATTGGGATACGTATAATGAAAGCGAAGACTGGAAATCGTGCGAGGTGAAAATCACGTCGCCCCATTATGCCGTCGGGTGCTATGTGTGCAACAATCCTTATGTCTATTATGTACTCCAAAAGGGCAATGATTTTGGTGGTAAATTTGAACAGGGCGACTGGTTCAAGCTGGTTGCCCACGGTCTTGACGAAAACCGAACCGAGACGGGTACGGTAGAATACTACTTGGCCGACTATCGCTCGGCCAACGCCGACGAGTGGACACTCAACGACTCGTGGCAATGGTTCGACCTGAGCTCGCTGGGCCAGGTGGCCTCTATCTATTTCACCATGGAGTCGAGCGATACGGGAGAGTGGGGTATGAATACGCCGAGTTATTTCTGTCTCGACAAGCTCACGGTATCGACCGAACCTGCATCGGTCGACAAGACTTTGACGGCTGCGGTAAGAGCCTACTACGACCGGACCAGCGGTGTGGTTCGCGTTGAGTCGGCCAGTCCGGTAGAGGCCGCCGTGTACAGCCTGAACGGAACCGCCGTGCTGAAACAACTTGTCGACGGCAGTGCCGCCCTCGACCTGAGTGTCTGTCCTTCGGGCGTGTACGTAGTGCGTTGTGGCGGATACAGCGTGAAGGTTGTCAAATGA
- a CDS encoding YncE family protein yields the protein MTLVVVLATLALATSCRKDDVIILTEYEPLPGMLDTSSPYAGLYLLNEGNMGSNKCTLDFVDFEQGEYARNLYAERNPNVVKELGDVGNDIQIYGSRLYAVINCSHKVEVLDARTCRRIGQVDIPNCRYVAFDGDYAYVSSYVGPVGIDPNAQLGAVFQVDTATLEVTAEVTVGYQPDELVIRDGLIYVANSGGYRKPNYDNTVSVIDIATMTQIRKIPVGINLHRIRADRYGKLWVSSRGDYGSVPSRLFVLEEESRTGRMEVSDTLDIPCSEMEICGDSLYLYSVAWSDVSQENSVTYGIIDVRTRQLVSDNFIKDGTDADIDIPYGLKVNPANGDIYVTDAKNYVSSGNLLCYGRDGRLKWKARTGDIPAHMAFLKKTN from the coding sequence ATGACCCTTGTCGTGGTGCTGGCGACGCTGGCCCTGGCCACGTCGTGCCGCAAGGACGACGTGATCATTCTCACCGAGTATGAGCCGTTGCCGGGTATGCTCGACACCTCGTCGCCCTATGCCGGCCTCTACCTGCTCAACGAGGGGAATATGGGGTCGAACAAATGCACGCTCGACTTTGTCGACTTCGAGCAGGGTGAATATGCCCGCAACCTTTATGCCGAACGTAACCCCAATGTGGTCAAGGAGTTGGGCGACGTGGGTAATGACATACAGATTTATGGTTCCCGGCTCTATGCCGTAATCAACTGCTCGCACAAGGTCGAGGTGCTCGACGCCCGCACCTGCCGGCGCATCGGGCAGGTCGACATACCCAACTGCCGCTATGTGGCCTTCGACGGCGACTATGCCTACGTCTCCTCCTACGTGGGGCCGGTAGGTATCGACCCGAATGCCCAGCTCGGTGCCGTCTTTCAGGTCGACACGGCCACGCTCGAAGTGACGGCCGAGGTGACGGTGGGCTATCAGCCCGACGAACTGGTGATACGCGACGGACTCATTTATGTGGCCAATTCGGGCGGCTACCGCAAACCCAACTACGACAACACGGTGTCGGTCATCGACATCGCCACGATGACTCAGATACGCAAGATTCCCGTGGGGATAAACCTGCATCGCATTCGGGCCGACCGCTACGGCAAGCTGTGGGTATCGTCGCGGGGCGACTACGGGTCGGTGCCTTCGCGCCTCTTTGTCTTGGAGGAGGAGAGCCGCACGGGGCGCATGGAGGTGAGCGATACGCTCGACATTCCGTGCAGTGAGATGGAGATTTGCGGCGATTCGCTCTACCTGTACAGTGTGGCGTGGAGCGACGTGTCGCAGGAGAACAGCGTGACCTATGGCATTATCGACGTGCGCACCCGGCAACTGGTCTCTGACAATTTTATCAAGGACGGTACCGATGCCGACATCGACATTCCCTACGGCTTGAAGGTGAACCCCGCCAACGGCGACATCTATGTGACCGATGCCAAGAATTACGTATCGAGCGGCAATCTGCTCTGTTACGGACGCGACGGACGGTTGAAGTGGAAGGCCCGCACCGGCGACATTCCTGCCCACATGGCTTTTTTGAAAAAAACTAACTGA
- a CDS encoding TonB-dependent receptor plug domain-containing protein — protein MVGAALWGQAGAVTPSTPDSIETQSLGEVMVTANRYSEVIPSQKLSGKELQALNSFSVADAIRYFSGLQIKDYGGVGGLKTVNIRSMGTNHMGVYYNGIQLGNAQNGQVDLGKFSLENIEEISLYNGQKSEIFQSAREFGSAGSIYLTTRRPKFKPGEKSHLKASFKTGSFDLVNPSVLFEYKLSESVSMTFNSEWTGSSGKYKFRYKRVTPSGEVAYDTTATRQNGDIDAVRFEGGLQGYLPNGFWKAYVYHYSSERGIPGAIVNNVWRNGERLWDRNTFVQGVYQQDITRKYSIKVNAKYAFDYTHYMNNDDKLMRVDNHYKQREVYFSLANKYSILRNWDVSVAYDLQWNGLSEYLSASRYTHWISAATAFSLADRLKMQASVLATLVDETTEGQAKAPNKSKVTPALFLSYQPLKRYNWVLRAFYKQIYRMPTFNDLYYTDMGNAALKPESATQYNVGFTYAVAPKTGFLSGFHTGVDAYYNLVNDKIIAYPKGQQFRWTMLNLGKVDIRGVDVQATATFRLPFEIGLMTKVQYTYQQAIDITSPSDNYYRDQIPYIPWHSGSAILGLTYKDWGLNYSFVYVGERYNQQENIEYNYVQPWYTSDISLVKSFKIKSVALKVTAEVNNLFDQAYDVVLNYPMPMRNYRFGIAIEL, from the coding sequence ATGGTGGGGGCTGCTCTTTGGGGGCAGGCCGGGGCTGTCACACCCTCAACGCCCGACTCGATAGAGACCCAGAGCCTGGGCGAGGTGATGGTTACCGCCAACCGGTACAGCGAGGTGATTCCCTCCCAAAAGTTATCGGGCAAGGAGTTGCAGGCGCTCAACAGCTTCTCGGTGGCCGATGCCATACGCTATTTCTCGGGTCTGCAAATCAAGGACTACGGCGGCGTGGGCGGTTTGAAAACCGTCAATATCCGCAGCATGGGTACCAACCACATGGGGGTCTACTACAACGGCATTCAGTTGGGCAACGCCCAGAACGGACAGGTAGACCTGGGCAAGTTCTCGCTCGAGAACATCGAGGAGATTTCGCTCTATAACGGACAGAAGAGCGAGATATTCCAGTCGGCCCGCGAGTTCGGTTCGGCCGGTTCCATCTACCTCACGACCCGTCGGCCCAAGTTCAAGCCGGGCGAGAAGTCGCACTTGAAGGCCTCGTTCAAGACCGGGTCGTTCGACTTGGTCAACCCCTCGGTGCTGTTTGAATACAAACTTAGCGAGAGTGTGAGCATGACCTTCAACAGCGAGTGGACCGGCTCGAGCGGCAAATACAAGTTCCGCTACAAGCGGGTCACCCCCTCGGGCGAGGTAGCCTACGACACCACGGCCACCCGGCAGAACGGCGACATCGATGCCGTGCGCTTCGAGGGCGGCTTGCAGGGCTATCTGCCCAACGGATTCTGGAAAGCCTATGTCTACCATTACAGCTCCGAGCGGGGCATTCCCGGTGCCATTGTCAACAACGTGTGGCGCAACGGCGAGCGGTTGTGGGACCGCAACACCTTCGTGCAGGGCGTCTATCAGCAGGATATTACCCGCAAGTACAGCATCAAGGTCAACGCCAAGTATGCCTTTGACTATACCCACTACATGAACAACGACGACAAGCTGATGCGGGTCGACAACCACTACAAGCAGCGCGAGGTCTATTTCTCGTTGGCCAACAAGTATTCGATACTCCGCAACTGGGACGTGTCGGTAGCCTATGACTTGCAGTGGAACGGCCTGTCGGAGTACCTCTCGGCCAGCCGGTACACCCACTGGATTTCGGCTGCCACCGCCTTCTCGCTGGCCGACCGCTTGAAGATGCAGGCCAGCGTGCTGGCCACGCTGGTCGACGAGACCACCGAGGGGCAGGCCAAGGCGCCCAACAAGAGCAAGGTGACACCCGCCCTCTTCCTCTCGTATCAGCCGTTGAAAAGATACAACTGGGTGTTGCGTGCCTTCTACAAGCAAATCTACCGCATGCCTACCTTCAACGACCTCTACTATACCGACATGGGCAATGCGGCACTGAAACCCGAGAGCGCCACCCAGTACAACGTGGGCTTCACCTATGCCGTGGCTCCCAAGACGGGATTCCTCTCGGGCTTCCACACCGGGGTCGACGCCTACTACAACCTGGTGAACGACAAGATTATCGCCTATCCCAAGGGGCAGCAGTTCCGCTGGACCATGCTCAACCTCGGGAAGGTCGACATACGGGGCGTCGACGTGCAGGCCACGGCCACCTTCCGCCTGCCCTTCGAGATAGGGCTGATGACCAAGGTGCAGTATACCTACCAGCAGGCCATCGACATCACCAGCCCCAGCGACAACTACTACCGCGACCAGATACCCTATATCCCCTGGCACAGCGGCTCGGCCATCTTGGGTCTCACCTACAAGGATTGGGGGCTCAATTACAGCTTTGTCTATGTGGGCGAGCGCTACAACCAGCAGGAGAATATCGAATATAACTATGTGCAACCGTGGTACACGAGCGACATTTCGTTGGTGAAATCGTTTAAGATAAAGTCCGTCGCGTTGAAGGTGACGGCCGAGGTCAACAACCTGTTCGACCAGGCCTACGACGTGGTGCTCAACTACCCGATGCCCATGCGCAACTATCGGTTCGGCATAGCGATTGAATTGTGA
- a CDS encoding DUF4492 domain-containing protein yields MEGNKTLKNDNVVLRVWRFYLEGFRAMTLGKTLWAIILIKLFIMFFILKLFFFPNILKTEFDTDEERANAVIENLTNPNNSQPNQSQEL; encoded by the coding sequence ATGGAAGGAAACAAGACCTTGAAAAACGACAACGTCGTGCTGCGCGTATGGCGATTCTACCTCGAAGGATTTCGGGCAATGACCTTGGGAAAAACACTGTGGGCAATTATCCTCATCAAACTGTTCATCATGTTTTTTATCCTCAAACTCTTCTTTTTCCCCAATATCCTGAAAACGGAATTCGATACCGACGAGGAGCGTGCCAATGCCGTCATCGAAAATCTAACCAATCCCAATAATTCTCAACCCAATCAATCACAAGAGTTATGA
- a CDS encoding cytochrome ubiquinol oxidase subunit I — protein MNDLFTLVDWSRAQFALTAIYHWLFVPLTLGLGVIVGIMETIYYRTGDERWKTITKYWMTLFGVNFAIGVATGIILEFQFGTNWSNYSWFVGDIFGAPLAIEGIMAFFMEATFIAVMFFGWNKVSKRFHLASTWLTAIGASISALWILVANSWMQYPVGMKFDPETARNVMDDFWALVLSPVAINKFFHSVSAGWVLGGIFVVGVSSWYLLKNRENFLAKQSIRVGAWVGLVGALVVAYTGDGSAYEVADKQPMKLAAMEGVYHGKKGQELIAFGILNPAKEFNNNEKEFLFDIPIPKLLSILATREVDGFVPGINDIIDGGYPDKNLKGEEIIALSAQEKMERGRLAIAALADFNTARQNNDTTAMNEARARLEANYEYFGYGYVDSVEQLIPHVPFVFYSFHIMIILGGYFILFFILVLVLSYKEKLPNLKWMLWVAILTIPLGYVCLEAGWIVAEMGRQPWVIQDIMPTFAAISKIEVASVQTTFWLFAALFTILLIAEVGIMLKQIKKGTEKK, from the coding sequence ATGAACGATCTTTTCACTCTCGTCGACTGGTCGAGGGCACAGTTTGCCCTCACCGCCATCTACCACTGGCTGTTCGTGCCCCTCACGCTGGGGCTGGGCGTCATCGTCGGTATCATGGAAACCATCTACTACCGCACCGGCGATGAACGCTGGAAAACCATTACCAAATACTGGATGACCCTCTTCGGCGTCAACTTCGCCATCGGGGTGGCCACCGGTATCATTCTCGAATTTCAGTTCGGCACCAACTGGTCGAATTACAGCTGGTTCGTGGGCGACATCTTCGGGGCTCCGCTGGCCATCGAGGGTATCATGGCCTTCTTCATGGAGGCGACCTTCATTGCCGTGATGTTCTTCGGCTGGAACAAGGTGAGCAAGCGCTTCCACCTGGCATCGACCTGGCTCACTGCCATAGGCGCCTCGATTTCGGCCCTGTGGATTCTGGTAGCCAACTCGTGGATGCAATACCCCGTGGGCATGAAATTCGACCCCGAGACCGCCCGCAACGTCATGGACGACTTCTGGGCACTGGTGCTCTCGCCGGTAGCCATCAACAAGTTCTTCCACTCGGTATCGGCCGGCTGGGTGCTGGGCGGTATCTTCGTGGTGGGTGTCAGCTCGTGGTACCTGCTGAAAAACCGCGAGAACTTCCTGGCCAAGCAGAGCATTCGCGTGGGAGCATGGGTCGGCCTGGTCGGCGCTCTCGTCGTGGCCTACACCGGCGACGGCTCGGCCTATGAGGTGGCCGACAAGCAGCCCATGAAACTGGCCGCCATGGAGGGTGTATATCATGGCAAGAAGGGGCAGGAGCTCATCGCCTTCGGTATCCTCAACCCGGCCAAGGAGTTTAACAACAACGAGAAGGAGTTCCTCTTCGACATACCTATTCCCAAACTGCTCTCGATACTGGCCACCCGTGAAGTCGACGGCTTCGTGCCCGGCATCAACGACATTATCGACGGCGGGTACCCCGACAAGAACCTCAAAGGCGAGGAGATTATCGCCCTCTCGGCGCAGGAGAAGATGGAACGCGGCCGCCTGGCTATCGCCGCGCTGGCCGACTTCAACACGGCCCGGCAGAACAACGACACCACGGCGATGAACGAGGCCCGGGCCCGGCTCGAAGCCAACTACGAGTACTTCGGCTACGGCTATGTCGACTCGGTCGAGCAGCTCATTCCCCACGTGCCGTTCGTCTTCTACTCGTTCCACATCATGATTATCCTGGGCGGTTATTTCATACTCTTCTTCATACTCGTTCTGGTACTCTCCTACAAGGAGAAACTGCCCAACCTCAAATGGATGCTGTGGGTAGCCATACTCACCATTCCGCTGGGATACGTCTGCCTCGAAGCGGGGTGGATTGTTGCCGAGATGGGCCGTCAGCCGTGGGTAATCCAGGACATCATGCCCACCTTCGCCGCCATCTCGAAAATCGAGGTAGCCTCGGTACAGACCACCTTCTGGCTCTTTGCCGCCCTCTTTACCATACTGCTCATCGCCGAGGTGGGTATCATGCTGAAACAAATTAAAAAAGGAACCGAAAAAAAATAA
- the cydB gene encoding cytochrome d ubiquinol oxidase subunit II, with protein MNEIFYQHYWWFLISLLGAILVFLLFVQGGQSLLATMGKNEIEKSMMVNSLGRKWEFTFTTLVVFGGAFFASFPLFYSTSFGGAYWLWMAILFSFIIQAVSYEYRSKRGNFLGKNTYDTFLLINGIVGPVLLGVAVGTFFTGADFVVEKGNLTTPGSPVISSWTNGWHGLEALLDVRNLLLGVTVLFLARTQGALYFMNNIKDDTLFERSRKQVLVNGIVFVLFFLSFVTATLLATGYETNPLTGEVFPRAYKYFHNLIEMPWVAFMFLVGVVLVLYALIRSVFGQHYTRGIWFSGIGTVLVVLSLFFIAGYNNTPYYPSVADMQSSLTIYNSSSSLFTLETMSVVSLLIPFVLAYIFYVWRAMDKKPITATEMKSNEHKY; from the coding sequence ATGAACGAAATATTCTACCAGCACTACTGGTGGTTTCTCATCTCGCTGCTGGGCGCAATACTGGTATTCCTACTCTTCGTGCAGGGCGGACAGTCGCTGCTGGCCACGATGGGGAAAAACGAAATCGAGAAAAGTATGATGGTCAACTCGCTGGGCCGCAAGTGGGAGTTCACCTTTACCACCCTGGTGGTTTTCGGCGGCGCCTTCTTCGCCTCCTTCCCGCTCTTCTATTCCACCAGTTTCGGCGGAGCCTACTGGCTGTGGATGGCCATTCTGTTCAGCTTCATCATTCAGGCCGTGTCGTATGAATACCGCTCCAAGAGAGGCAACTTCCTGGGCAAGAATACCTACGATACCTTCCTGCTCATCAACGGCATCGTGGGTCCCGTGCTGCTGGGTGTGGCCGTAGGCACCTTCTTCACCGGGGCCGATTTCGTGGTCGAGAAAGGCAACCTCACCACACCGGGGTCGCCGGTCATCAGCAGCTGGACCAACGGCTGGCACGGACTGGAAGCGCTGCTCGACGTGCGCAACCTGTTGCTGGGTGTCACGGTACTCTTCCTGGCCCGCACGCAAGGTGCCCTCTACTTCATGAACAACATCAAGGACGACACCCTGTTCGAGCGTTCGCGCAAACAGGTGCTGGTCAACGGCATCGTCTTCGTGCTCTTCTTCCTCTCGTTCGTGACTGCTACCTTGCTGGCCACCGGCTACGAAACCAACCCGCTCACCGGCGAGGTATTCCCCCGCGCCTACAAGTATTTCCACAACCTCATCGAGATGCCGTGGGTAGCCTTCATGTTCCTCGTGGGAGTCGTGCTGGTGCTCTACGCCCTCATTCGCTCGGTATTCGGGCAACACTACACCCGGGGCATCTGGTTCTCGGGCATCGGCACCGTGCTGGTGGTGCTCAGCCTCTTCTTCATCGCAGGCTACAACAACACCCCCTACTACCCCTCGGTAGCCGACATGCAGAGCTCGCTCACCATCTACAACAGTTCGTCGAGCCTCTTTACCCTGGAAACGATGAGCGTCGTATCGCTGCTCATTCCCTTTGTGCTGGCCTACATCTTCTACGTATGGCGCGCCATGGACAAGAAACCCATCACCGCCACCGAGATGAAGAGCAACGAACACAAATATTGA
- a CDS encoding IMPACT family protein, with amino-acid sequence MDDTYLTISRTSEGIYKEKMSKFLAFAIPVTTVDEVKQELEKYQKEYYDARHVCWAYMLGHERTQFRSNDNGEPSGTAGKPILGQINSAGLTDILIVVVRYFGGIKLGTSGLIVAYREAAAEAIAANEIVERQVEDEVRFGFEYPLMNEVMRVVKEEGPTIVSQLFDMDCEMTLRIRRSRMENLKNRLSKIDGLHFFTET; translated from the coding sequence ATGGACGACACCTACCTGACCATATCGCGCACCTCGGAAGGAATTTACAAGGAGAAGATGAGTAAGTTCCTCGCCTTCGCCATACCCGTCACGACGGTCGACGAGGTGAAACAGGAGCTCGAAAAGTACCAGAAGGAGTACTACGACGCCCGCCACGTCTGCTGGGCCTACATGCTGGGACACGAGCGCACTCAATTCCGCTCGAACGACAACGGCGAACCCTCGGGCACGGCCGGGAAACCGATACTCGGTCAAATCAACTCGGCCGGTCTCACCGACATTCTCATCGTCGTGGTGCGCTATTTCGGCGGTATCAAGCTGGGCACGAGCGGACTGATTGTCGCCTACCGCGAAGCGGCTGCCGAGGCCATTGCCGCCAACGAAATCGTGGAGCGGCAGGTCGAGGACGAGGTGCGCTTCGGCTTTGAATACCCCCTCATGAACGAGGTGATGCGCGTCGTCAAGGAGGAGGGGCCCACCATCGTCTCGCAACTCTTCGACATGGATTGCGAGATGACCCTGCGCATACGCCGCTCCCGCATGGAGAACTTGAAAAACCGGCTGTCGAAAATCGACGGCCTGCACTTTTTTACCGAAACCTGA
- a CDS encoding sugar O-acetyltransferase encodes MTEQEKMESGLLYDAAAPELLVKLQTTRNKLFELNYRLLPSQTREREQLLREILGTAPKRFNIVSPFLCDYGHNIHVGENFFANYNCVMLDEAPITIGDNVLIAPNVGLYTAGHPIDVERRNQWLEYAWPITIGNNVWICGGVTITPGVTIGDNSIIAAGSVVTGDIPANVIAGGNPCHVIRPVTEADRQRSYSWQEQQERSSRKKGR; translated from the coding sequence ATGACCGAACAAGAAAAAATGGAGTCCGGACTGCTCTACGATGCCGCCGCTCCCGAACTGCTGGTGAAACTGCAAACGACCCGCAACAAACTCTTTGAACTCAACTACCGCCTGCTCCCTTCGCAGACCCGGGAGCGGGAACAGCTGCTCCGCGAGATTCTGGGAACAGCCCCCAAGCGCTTCAATATCGTCTCACCCTTCCTGTGCGACTACGGTCACAACATTCACGTGGGCGAGAATTTCTTTGCCAACTACAACTGCGTGATGCTCGACGAGGCCCCCATCACCATCGGCGACAACGTGCTCATCGCACCCAACGTGGGGCTTTACACCGCCGGACACCCCATCGACGTGGAGCGACGCAACCAGTGGCTCGAATATGCCTGGCCCATCACCATCGGCAACAACGTGTGGATTTGCGGCGGGGTGACCATCACCCCGGGCGTGACCATCGGCGACAACAGCATCATTGCCGCAGGCAGCGTGGTGACAGGCGACATACCGGCCAACGTCATTGCCGGCGGGAACCCGTGCCACGTGATTCGCCCCGTGACCGAGGCCGACCGCCAGCGCTCGTACAGCTGGCAGGAACAGCAGGAACGCAGCTCCCGAAAAAAGGGTCGCTGA
- a CDS encoding YjjG family noncanonical pyrimidine nucleotidase: MNKRICKTLFIDLDDTIWDFRANSMWSLRQVYGEFSLGRVFTRYEQFQSLYMEANHELWEAYHHNRVTKDFLIVERFARPFRQVGSALSGDMDFIMQLNHRYLDVLAQQKRLVPGAVDLLDYLTGKGYPLYILSNGFSEVQSRKLHSGGIDRYFKRLILSDEIGITKPDRRLFDYALQVVGADAVDTLIVGDNYDADILGAMHAGWRAIYFNRDKLPVTGEQPDYVVTELAEIKQIL, encoded by the coding sequence ATGAACAAGAGGATATGCAAGACGCTGTTTATCGACCTGGACGATACGATATGGGATTTCAGGGCGAACTCCATGTGGTCGTTGCGGCAGGTGTACGGGGAGTTCTCGCTCGGCCGGGTGTTTACCCGCTATGAACAGTTCCAGTCGCTCTATATGGAGGCTAATCATGAATTGTGGGAGGCCTATCACCACAACCGGGTGACGAAAGATTTCCTGATAGTCGAGCGTTTTGCCCGTCCGTTCCGACAGGTGGGCAGTGCGTTGAGCGGCGATATGGACTTTATCATGCAGCTCAACCATCGTTATCTCGATGTGTTGGCCCAGCAGAAGAGGCTGGTGCCGGGAGCTGTCGACCTGCTCGACTACCTCACGGGCAAGGGCTATCCGCTCTATATCCTGAGTAATGGATTCTCCGAGGTGCAGTCGCGCAAGTTGCATTCGGGCGGCATCGACCGCTATTTCAAGCGACTGATTCTCTCCGACGAAATCGGTATTACCAAGCCCGACCGCCGGCTCTTCGACTATGCCTTGCAGGTGGTGGGGGCCGATGCGGTCGATACCCTTATCGTGGGCGACAACTACGATGCCGACATCTTGGGGGCGATGCACGCGGGGTGGCGGGCTATCTATTTTAATCGCGACAAGCTACCCGTGACGGGGGAACAACCCGACTATGTGGTGACCGAACTGGCCGAAATAAAACAGATATTGTAG
- a CDS encoding DNA/RNA non-specific endonuclease yields the protein MIKKTHMYMAGVFLALFCACEEKEQTEPEIPPVEVSLTVSPQTLVFDENDASKNVITVNTNANWKAEVDNTALKIDKSEGTSGESRIQITDAPVGVTCKLTLTTIPQNDEEVISREVTISRAAPIIEPIERTVIYNNDFDKEVSSKISNRWPYLDEFDGWKNATGTGQGSETYEQMSVSVRNDWFSDYSPNADYKPYASGKNNLNFTRSGSYLAINGIRVGQERDFILQFGSSENKLFDYADLIVEVGNGSSWVQLDYTRAPTRDWELTTCSFSLQNVAADGTLGIRFSTTDGANLMRIDDVRLTDGDPSSQVIAFDNTVYPLPELPLYGSNDYVITHTGTLGGETVRNYTMLFDREKHAALWVAYPLHACYRGSSGRTEAWAADPLIDAAFQALLYGNPYCYYQDYSRGHQIPSGDRTINDELNAQTFYASNMTPQDGTFNGGIWESLESKVRNNLCNDTLYVVTGCYFGNGYTSTYDGNYNDSYDPNAKLCAVPTHYFKVILRTRSGNSGKHVGQCEASELKAIGFWLEHRNDYPEEFSTDYCQSVEYIEQQTGFTFFPSVPDKVKKQCAPSEWNL from the coding sequence ATGATAAAAAAGACACACATGTACATGGCAGGGGTATTCCTTGCTCTCTTTTGCGCCTGCGAAGAAAAGGAACAGACCGAACCCGAAATTCCCCCCGTAGAAGTTTCACTGACCGTATCGCCCCAAACACTGGTATTCGACGAAAACGATGCCTCGAAGAATGTCATCACCGTCAATACCAATGCCAACTGGAAGGCGGAGGTCGATAATACCGCATTAAAAATAGACAAGAGCGAAGGCACCAGTGGCGAGTCACGCATACAGATTACCGACGCTCCCGTAGGAGTAACCTGCAAACTGACCCTCACGACCATTCCGCAAAACGACGAAGAGGTCATCTCGCGCGAAGTGACCATATCGAGAGCTGCCCCCATAATCGAACCCATCGAGCGAACGGTTATTTACAACAACGATTTCGATAAAGAGGTGTCCTCAAAAATCTCGAATCGATGGCCCTATCTCGACGAGTTTGACGGCTGGAAAAACGCTACGGGTACCGGGCAAGGCAGCGAAACCTACGAGCAGATGAGTGTATCGGTGCGGAACGACTGGTTCTCGGACTATTCACCCAATGCCGACTACAAACCCTACGCTTCGGGCAAGAACAATCTCAATTTCACCCGTAGTGGCAGTTACCTGGCCATCAACGGTATCCGTGTAGGACAGGAGCGTGATTTTATCCTGCAATTCGGCAGCTCGGAAAACAAGTTGTTCGACTATGCCGACCTGATTGTCGAGGTGGGTAACGGCTCGTCGTGGGTACAGCTCGACTACACCCGAGCGCCCACCCGGGACTGGGAACTCACCACCTGCTCGTTTTCGCTGCAAAATGTTGCGGCCGACGGTACCCTCGGCATACGGTTCAGCACCACCGACGGTGCAAACCTGATGCGCATCGACGATGTACGGCTGACCGACGGTGACCCGTCGAGCCAGGTCATCGCCTTCGACAATACGGTCTATCCGTTGCCCGAGTTACCGCTCTACGGTAGCAACGACTATGTGATTACCCACACCGGTACCCTGGGCGGGGAAACGGTGCGCAACTACACCATGCTTTTCGACCGGGAGAAACACGCCGCCCTGTGGGTAGCTTACCCGCTGCACGCCTGCTACCGGGGTTCGAGCGGCCGGACCGAGGCTTGGGCAGCCGACCCGCTCATCGACGCGGCCTTCCAGGCTCTGCTCTATGGCAACCCCTACTGCTACTACCAGGACTATTCGCGCGGGCATCAGATTCCATCGGGCGACCGCACAATCAACGACGAGCTGAACGCCCAGACTTTCTACGCCTCGAACATGACTCCGCAAGACGGCACCTTCAACGGGGGTATCTGGGAATCGCTCGAAAGCAAGGTCCGCAACAACCTGTGCAACGACACGCTCTACGTGGTGACCGGCTGCTACTTTGGCAACGGATACACCTCGACCTACGACGGCAACTACAACGACAGCTACGACCCCAACGCCAAGTTGTGCGCCGTGCCCACCCACTACTTCAAGGTGATTCTGCGCACCCGCTCGGGCAACAGCGGCAAGCACGTGGGCCAATGCGAGGCCAGTGAACTGAAAGCCATCGGCTTCTGGCTCGAACACCGCAACGATTACCCCGAGGAGTTCAGCACAGACTACTGCCAGTCGGTGGAATATATCGAACAACAGACCGGGTTTACCTTCTTCCCGAGTGTACCCGACAAGGTGAAGAAGCAGTGTGCACCCTCTGAATGGAATCTCTAA